A window of the Chloroflexus sp. Y-396-1 genome harbors these coding sequences:
- the pseB gene encoding UDP-N-acetylglucosamine 4,6-dehydratase (inverting) yields the protein MNWHESSLLITGGTGSFGKKFIEIILREYNPKRVVIFSRDELKQHEMRISGFDHDSLRYFIGDVRDVDRLRRAMNGIDIVVHAAALKQVPACEYNPIEAIMTNIVGARNVIDAALDTGVEKVFALSTDKAVNPINLYGATKLCAEKLFVQANSYSGMQGCRFSCARYGNVVGSRGSVIPLFLEQRRTGRVTVTDPRMTRFWLTLEQGVRFVIRCIEHMHGGEVFIPKIPSMNIMDLVQAIAPDCKVDYIGIRPGEKLHEVLLSEDESRHALELDDMYVIRPLYNWWETKNWYEGKPVPEGFRYTSDTNTHWLSVDELRVLAMNFL from the coding sequence ATGAATTGGCATGAAAGCTCATTACTCATCACAGGTGGTACCGGCTCATTCGGCAAGAAATTCATTGAAATCATACTACGCGAGTATAATCCAAAGAGAGTTGTAATCTTCAGTCGTGATGAGCTGAAGCAACACGAGATGCGAATTTCCGGTTTTGATCACGATAGTTTGCGCTATTTTATCGGCGATGTACGCGACGTAGACCGTCTCCGTCGTGCCATGAATGGTATTGACATTGTTGTGCATGCAGCAGCTCTGAAACAAGTGCCTGCCTGTGAATATAATCCAATTGAGGCTATTATGACCAATATCGTAGGAGCACGGAATGTTATAGATGCCGCACTTGATACTGGTGTTGAGAAGGTATTTGCGCTAAGCACTGATAAGGCTGTCAATCCTATCAATCTGTATGGAGCCACAAAACTATGCGCAGAAAAATTGTTCGTACAGGCTAATTCTTATAGTGGTATGCAAGGTTGTAGATTTAGTTGTGCACGATATGGAAATGTGGTTGGAAGTCGCGGTAGTGTGATTCCACTGTTTCTAGAGCAGCGTCGAACTGGACGAGTCACTGTAACCGACCCACGAATGACTCGATTCTGGCTTACGTTGGAGCAGGGTGTGAGATTCGTTATACGTTGTATCGAGCACATGCACGGAGGTGAGGTGTTCATTCCTAAGATTCCTAGTATGAATATTATGGATTTGGTGCAGGCAATCGCTCCTGATTGTAAAGTGGATTACATTGGCATACGACCTGGAGAGAAACTTCATGAGGTATTACTTTCAGAGGATGAGTCAAGGCATGCTCTAGAGTTAGACGACATGTACGTTATTCGTCCGCTCTACAACTGGTGGGAAACAAAGAACTGGTATGAAGGTAAACCTGTTCCCGAAGGATTTCGATACACCAGTGATACAAATACTCATTGGCTTTCAGTAGACGAGCTGAGAGTACTAGCTATGAACTTCTTGTGA
- a CDS encoding DegT/DnrJ/EryC1/StrS aminotransferase family protein: MSPTSSESTHSIPLLDLKAQYATIREEIRAAIDRVIEAQQFILGPEVEALEHEIATYTGCKYGIGVSSGTDALLVALMAIDTRPGDEVITTPYTFFATAGSIARLGAVPVFVDIDPLTFNIDPNAIEAKITPRTRAIMPVHLYGQMADMDPIMEIAQRHNLVVIEDAAQAIGAEYKGRRAGSIGHMGCFSFFPSKNLGGFGDGGMVVTSDSTLAEKMRLLRAHGASPKYYHKLIGGNFRLDALQAAVLRVKLKYLDDWTASRQRNAATYRRLFIEAGLATDLPVCLESGCRARINGLCGLSPAKVVLPVEAPNRKHVYNQFVIRVVQRDRVMTSLKARRIGYEVYYPIPLHLQECFSYLGLRVGDLPASECAAAETLALPVYPEMTEDLQMVVVDVIASGL, translated from the coding sequence ATGTCACCTACCTCCTCTGAATCAACTCACAGTATTCCATTACTCGACCTGAAAGCACAGTATGCAACCATTCGTGAGGAAATTCGTGCTGCAATTGATCGTGTTATAGAAGCGCAACAGTTCATCCTTGGGCCGGAAGTTGAGGCGCTTGAGCATGAGATTGCTACGTATACAGGCTGTAAATACGGTATTGGGGTATCTTCGGGCACTGATGCACTACTAGTAGCATTGATGGCAATAGACACTCGCCCAGGTGATGAGGTCATAACAACACCATATACCTTCTTCGCTACAGCAGGCTCAATAGCGCGCCTTGGTGCTGTACCGGTGTTTGTAGATATCGATCCTCTCACGTTCAATATCGACCCAAATGCTATCGAGGCAAAAATTACTCCACGCACCCGTGCTATTATGCCAGTGCATCTATACGGCCAAATGGCCGACATGGATCCGATTATGGAAATTGCTCAACGTCATAACCTCGTTGTAATTGAAGATGCAGCACAGGCTATTGGTGCGGAGTACAAAGGACGGAGAGCAGGGTCAATCGGTCATATGGGATGTTTCAGTTTCTTTCCTTCGAAAAATTTGGGTGGGTTTGGTGACGGCGGGATGGTTGTCACCAGTGACTCCACGCTGGCAGAAAAAATGCGTTTGCTACGTGCGCACGGGGCTTCTCCGAAATATTATCACAAGCTCATCGGCGGTAACTTCCGTCTTGACGCCCTTCAGGCGGCTGTGCTGCGGGTCAAGTTGAAGTATCTGGATGACTGGACAGCGAGTCGGCAGCGGAATGCGGCGACGTATCGGCGTTTGTTTATTGAAGCTGGGCTTGCTACCGATCTCCCAGTCTGCTTGGAATCGGGGTGTCGTGCGCGGATCAATGGTTTATGTGGATTATCACCAGCGAAAGTGGTGCTACCTGTCGAGGCACCAAATCGCAAACATGTGTATAATCAGTTCGTTATTCGTGTAGTGCAGCGAGATAGAGTGATGACATCACTGAAGGCACGTCGAATTGGATATGAGGTCTACTATCCCATACCTCTACATTTGCAAGAGTGTTTTTCCTACTTAGGTTTACGAGTTGGCGATCTACCGGCAAGTGAGTGTGCGGCTGCTGAGACGCTGGCATTGCCGGTATATCCTGAGATGACAGAGGATTTGCAGATGGTAGTGGTTGATGTAATCGCATCGGGATTATAG